From Echinicola jeungdonensis, the proteins below share one genomic window:
- the pdxA gene encoding 4-hydroxythreonine-4-phosphate dehydrogenase PdxA — protein sequence MLPIIAISMGDPAGIGPEIIIKSFQEASLFEKCKPLVVGDAATIRNMAAHLNSNLEVNAINDVGEAQFRLGTVDVFDLANVDQSQLEFGKVSAMAGNAAFEAVKKAIELALAEKVDATVTAPINKESINLAGHHYAGHTEIYAEFTGTKKFAMLLVEQNLRVIHVTTHVALREACDLVKKDRVKDVIKLLHDACVQFGIEKPKIGVAGLNPHAGDGGLFGTEDEREIVPAVQESIAEGFEAEGPVPPDTLFAKAVQGYYDGCVAMYHDQGHIPFKMVGFKWNNETKTMESVKGVNITLGLPIIRTSVDHGTAFEIAGQGIASEDALNLAIDYAIPMALNRKKYDSSYSR from the coding sequence ATGTTACCAATAATTGCCATATCAATGGGAGATCCCGCTGGGATAGGCCCGGAAATAATTATCAAAAGTTTTCAGGAAGCCAGTCTTTTTGAAAAATGTAAGCCTTTGGTGGTCGGTGATGCCGCCACCATCCGGAACATGGCAGCCCATTTGAATTCCAATTTGGAAGTCAATGCCATCAATGATGTGGGAGAGGCCCAGTTTAGACTTGGCACAGTGGATGTATTTGACCTGGCCAATGTGGACCAGTCCCAATTGGAGTTTGGCAAAGTATCTGCAATGGCGGGAAATGCTGCTTTTGAAGCGGTGAAAAAAGCCATAGAGCTGGCCTTGGCCGAAAAGGTGGATGCAACCGTTACTGCACCCATTAATAAAGAATCTATTAACTTGGCAGGCCATCATTATGCCGGCCACACGGAAATATATGCGGAATTCACCGGAACCAAGAAGTTTGCCATGCTTTTGGTGGAACAAAACCTTAGGGTAATCCATGTGACTACGCATGTAGCCTTGAGAGAGGCCTGTGACCTTGTCAAAAAAGACCGGGTGAAAGATGTGATTAAGTTACTCCATGATGCATGTGTGCAATTTGGTATTGAAAAACCAAAAATTGGGGTTGCAGGATTGAATCCTCATGCTGGTGATGGAGGCTTATTCGGCACGGAGGATGAAAGGGAAATTGTACCGGCAGTTCAGGAATCCATAGCTGAGGGATTTGAGGCCGAAGGGCCAGTACCACCGGATACCCTATTCGCAAAAGCAGTGCAAGGGTATTATGACGGATGTGTGGCCATGTACCATGACCAGGGGCATATTCCATTTAAAATGGTGGGCTTCAAATGGAACAATGAGACCAAGACTATGGAAAGTGTGAAAGGGGTAAATATTACATTAGGTTTGCCCATCATCCGTACTTCTGTAGACCATGGAACTGCCTTTGAAATTGCCGGACAAGGAATTGCATCAGAG